One region of Natronorubrum aibiense genomic DNA includes:
- a CDS encoding ATP-dependent DNA helicase, whose protein sequence is MNLEELSGLPPGAIDHFQREGIEELYPPQAKAVEAGATDGDSLVAAVPTASGKTMIAALSMLSAIERGGKALYIVPLRALASEKKTEFEAYEEFGVTVGVTTGNYDSTSEWLATKDIIVATSEKVDSLVRNGADWLSDLTCVVSDEVHLIDDRNRGPTLEVTLAKLRRLNPGMQVVALSATVGNADEIADWLNAALVDTDWRPIDLQMGVHYGNALNFNDGSTREVPVEGSEKQEAALVRDILEEGGSSLVFVNSRRNAEAAARRLGQVSTRELTDDERAELAELAEEIREDSDTETSTELADCVERGAAFHHAGLSSTQRTLVEDAFRDRLLKVISATPTLAAGVNTPARRVIVRDWRRFDPSAGGMAPLDVLEVHQMMGRAGRPGLDPYGEAVLLAKSHEDSQELFDRYIWAEPEPVRSKLAAEPALRTHVLATIASGFARTREELLEFLEATLYASQSTEAGRLETVTDTVLGYLESNDFIEREGGTETTNDDAGAFTSAADLAAQQSSQTDERLEATNLGHTVSRLYLDPMSAAEIVHGLEDADERPTALGLYQLVSRTPDMYELYLRSGEAEQYGELFYEREAELLGDAPSEFEDERFEDWLAALKTGKLLADWASEDNEDRLTERYQIGPGDLRGKVDTAEWLLGAAESLATEIDSEWTVAVREARARVEHGVGEELLELVSVGGVGRKRARRLYEVGIEEPADLRSADKGVVLNALKGAKTAETILENAGREDPSMEDVEPTASAADGGATDSSHDANATATTERDDDSQTSLGDF, encoded by the coding sequence ATGAATCTCGAGGAGCTGTCGGGGCTCCCACCCGGTGCCATCGACCACTTCCAGCGCGAGGGCATCGAGGAGCTCTACCCGCCACAGGCCAAGGCGGTCGAGGCCGGCGCGACCGACGGCGACAGCCTCGTCGCCGCCGTCCCCACCGCCAGCGGGAAGACGATGATCGCTGCCCTCTCGATGCTATCGGCGATCGAACGCGGTGGAAAAGCACTCTACATCGTCCCCCTGCGAGCGCTCGCCAGCGAGAAAAAGACCGAGTTCGAGGCCTACGAGGAGTTCGGCGTCACCGTCGGCGTCACGACGGGCAACTACGACTCGACCAGCGAGTGGCTCGCTACGAAAGACATCATCGTCGCGACCAGCGAGAAGGTCGACTCGCTCGTTCGAAACGGTGCCGACTGGCTCTCGGATCTCACCTGCGTCGTCAGCGACGAGGTCCACCTCATCGACGACCGCAATCGAGGGCCGACCCTCGAGGTGACCCTCGCTAAACTCCGGCGACTCAACCCCGGAATGCAGGTCGTCGCGCTCTCGGCGACGGTCGGCAACGCCGACGAGATCGCCGACTGGCTCAACGCCGCGCTGGTCGACACCGACTGGCGACCGATCGACCTGCAGATGGGCGTCCACTACGGCAACGCCCTCAACTTCAACGACGGCTCGACACGTGAAGTCCCCGTGGAGGGAAGCGAAAAACAGGAGGCTGCGCTCGTCCGGGACATCCTCGAGGAGGGCGGCTCCTCGCTCGTCTTCGTCAACTCCCGGCGCAACGCCGAAGCCGCCGCGCGCCGGCTGGGCCAAGTCTCGACCCGTGAACTCACCGACGACGAGCGCGCTGAACTGGCCGAGTTAGCCGAGGAAATCCGCGAGGACAGCGACACCGAGACGAGCACGGAGTTGGCCGACTGCGTCGAACGCGGTGCGGCGTTTCACCACGCCGGTCTCTCGAGCACCCAGCGAACCCTCGTCGAGGACGCTTTCCGCGACCGGTTGCTGAAGGTCATCTCGGCGACGCCGACGCTCGCCGCTGGTGTCAACACGCCCGCCCGGCGCGTCATCGTTCGTGACTGGCGGCGGTTCGACCCCAGCGCGGGCGGGATGGCCCCGCTCGACGTCCTCGAGGTCCACCAGATGATGGGGCGGGCGGGCCGGCCGGGACTCGACCCCTACGGCGAGGCCGTCTTGCTCGCGAAAAGTCACGAGGACAGTCAGGAGCTGTTCGACCGCTACATCTGGGCCGAGCCCGAGCCCGTCCGCTCGAAGCTGGCGGCCGAACCAGCCCTGCGGACCCACGTGCTCGCGACCATCGCCTCCGGCTTCGCCCGCACGCGCGAGGAGCTACTCGAGTTCCTCGAGGCGACCCTCTATGCGAGCCAGTCGACCGAGGCGGGCCGGCTCGAGACAGTGACCGACACGGTCTTGGGGTATCTCGAGTCGAACGACTTCATCGAACGCGAGGGCGGGACCGAGACGACGAACGACGACGCCGGCGCGTTCACTTCCGCGGCCGACCTCGCTGCACAGCAGTCCTCACAGACCGACGAACGGCTCGAGGCGACTAACCTCGGCCACACCGTCTCTCGACTGTACCTCGACCCGATGAGCGCCGCCGAAATCGTCCACGGCCTCGAGGACGCCGACGAGCGCCCGACCGCGCTGGGGCTGTACCAACTCGTCTCGCGGACGCCAGATATGTACGAACTCTACCTCCGGTCGGGCGAAGCCGAGCAGTACGGCGAACTGTTCTACGAGCGCGAGGCCGAACTGCTCGGCGATGCGCCAAGCGAGTTCGAGGACGAGCGCTTCGAGGACTGGCTGGCCGCGCTCAAGACGGGCAAACTACTCGCAGACTGGGCCAGCGAGGACAATGAGGATCGACTCACCGAACGGTACCAGATCGGCCCCGGCGACCTCCGGGGAAAAGTCGACACCGCCGAGTGGCTGCTCGGGGCGGCCGAGTCGTTGGCCACCGAGATCGACAGCGAGTGGACCGTCGCCGTCCGCGAGGCGCGCGCGCGTGTCGAACACGGCGTCGGTGAGGAGTTACTCGAGCTCGTCTCCGTCGGCGGCGTGGGTCGCAAACGCGCCCGCCGGCTCTACGAGGTCGGCATCGAGGAGCCGGCCGACCTCCGGAGCGCGGACAAAGGTGTCGTTTTGAACGCGCTCAAGGGAGCGAAGACGGCCGAAACCATCCTCGAGAACGCTGGCCGGGAAGATCCTTCGATGGAAGACGTCGAGCCCACGGCATCGGCCGCAGATGGCGGAGCGACCGACTCGAGTCACGATGCCAATGCGACAGCGACGACCGAACGCGACGACGACAGCCAGACGAGTCTGGGTGATTTCTAA
- the cgi121 gene encoding KEOPS complex subunit Cgi121, which translates to MKLLECTLEIDDIDAFVARLGEIGERHDVTIQAFDASYVADRTHLDRAVELADRAIARGENIARDRAVEILLYAAGRRQIDDALEMGVGEGRQQAVVLIDADSSGNEGSRAEAAALEALREFAVVDTEPTLESPDEKTLCSFFEITDAERAATDASLAALVCERVALLEVEK; encoded by the coding sequence ATGAAGCTCCTCGAATGTACACTCGAGATCGACGATATCGACGCGTTCGTCGCCCGACTTGGCGAGATCGGCGAGCGCCACGACGTGACAATTCAGGCGTTCGACGCCAGCTACGTTGCTGACCGAACTCACCTCGATCGCGCCGTGGAACTGGCCGACCGTGCCATCGCCCGCGGCGAGAACATCGCCCGAGACCGCGCCGTCGAGATCTTGCTGTACGCCGCCGGCCGTCGACAGATCGATGATGCCCTCGAGATGGGCGTCGGTGAGGGCAGACAGCAGGCAGTAGTGCTGATCGACGCCGATTCCAGCGGAAACGAAGGGAGTCGAGCGGAGGCGGCCGCCCTCGAGGCGCTCCGCGAGTTCGCTGTCGTCGACACCGAGCCAACGCTCGAGTCACCTGATGAGAAAACGTTGTGTTCGTTCTTCGAGATCACCGACGCCGAACGCGCGGCGACCGACGCCTCGCTCGCTGCCTTGGTCTGCGAGCGGGTCGCTCTCCTCGAGGTCGAAAAGTAG
- a CDS encoding iron-sulfur cluster assembly protein, with the protein MSARMPDGPTRAAVRDRLDRVTDPELDRSIVELEYIDSIEIDGEHVSVAFTLPTAWCSPAFAWMMAVDARDEVESLPAVETARITLAEHMHETEINRGVNERLSFADAFPDADGDVEAVRAELDEKARVARQYDAVETLLEAGLDAETIVDLRLRDLEAAGSGANTAQSGSTEAAIDDETVAIYAADRSFAVSVPVAPLESYLEKARETGLVTEPDERLFRTPEGEPIPLDSFDLVHRRGRLAQVNMSSQGGICDGLREAREGRLEKTADD; encoded by the coding sequence ATGAGCGCACGGATGCCAGACGGCCCGACTCGAGCGGCCGTCCGCGACCGACTGGACCGCGTGACCGATCCGGAACTCGATCGGTCGATCGTCGAACTCGAGTACATCGATTCGATCGAGATCGACGGTGAACACGTCAGCGTCGCGTTCACGCTGCCGACGGCCTGGTGTTCGCCGGCGTTCGCCTGGATGATGGCAGTCGACGCCCGCGACGAGGTCGAGTCGCTGCCGGCGGTCGAGACGGCTCGGATCACGCTCGCAGAACACATGCACGAGACGGAGATCAACCGCGGTGTCAACGAACGGCTGTCGTTCGCCGACGCGTTTCCCGACGCTGACGGCGACGTCGAGGCCGTCCGTGCGGAACTCGACGAGAAGGCACGGGTCGCACGGCAGTACGACGCGGTCGAGACGCTGCTTGAGGCCGGCCTCGACGCCGAGACGATCGTCGACCTTCGACTGCGAGACCTCGAGGCGGCCGGTTCCGGGGCCAACACGGCTCAATCGGGCAGTACCGAGGCAGCGATCGACGACGAGACGGTCGCCATCTATGCCGCTGACCGCTCGTTTGCCGTTTCAGTCCCCGTAGCACCGCTCGAGAGCTATCTCGAGAAAGCCCGCGAGACGGGCCTCGTGACAGAACCCGACGAGAGACTGTTCCGAACGCCCGAGGGTGAGCCGATTCCGCTCGATTCGTTCGACCTCGTCCACCGGCGCGGGCGACTCGCACAGGTCAACATGTCGAGTCAGGGTGGGATCTGTGACGGGCTTCGGGAGGCCAGGGAGGGTCGGCTCGAGAAGACCGCCGACGACTGA
- a CDS encoding amidohydrolase family protein gives MYQHNGEEIFVIDGHVHLWDATEDNIKHDGGEEFIQCFYDYHTTFTPEERQWDLDEYRRYGADRMVEDLFSNAATDMAIFQPTYLTDFYTEGFNTTEQNAELATEYPERFVLNGTFDPRDGEDGLEYLEELHEKYEIPGVKLYTAEWRDDSKGWRLDDEEAFEFLEKCQELGIENIHAHKGPTIRPLNRDAFDVKDVDDAASSFPELNFIVEHVGLPRLDDFCWIAAQENNVYGGLAVAAPFAQNRPGKFSEIMSELLWWLGEDRVLFGSDYALWNPDWLVEEVLEAELTQEHRAEYGVEWDIETKKKVMGENIAELYDIDIEAKRRAFQDDEISQQFGLEDHYASEEPAAADD, from the coding sequence ATGTATCAACACAATGGTGAGGAGATATTCGTCATTGACGGCCACGTACACCTGTGGGATGCCACGGAGGACAACATCAAACACGATGGTGGGGAGGAGTTCATCCAGTGTTTCTACGACTATCACACGACGTTTACACCTGAGGAACGCCAGTGGGACCTAGACGAGTATCGCCGGTACGGTGCCGACCGCATGGTCGAGGACCTGTTCAGTAACGCCGCCACTGACATGGCGATCTTTCAGCCGACGTATCTCACAGATTTCTACACGGAGGGGTTCAACACCACCGAACAGAACGCCGAACTCGCGACCGAATATCCCGAGCGATTCGTCCTCAACGGGACGTTCGATCCACGTGACGGTGAGGACGGCCTCGAGTATCTCGAGGAACTCCACGAGAAGTACGAGATTCCTGGGGTCAAACTCTACACCGCCGAGTGGCGAGACGACTCGAAAGGGTGGCGACTCGACGACGAGGAGGCCTTCGAGTTCTTAGAGAAGTGTCAAGAGCTCGGCATCGAAAACATTCACGCCCACAAGGGGCCGACAATTCGACCCCTCAATCGTGATGCGTTCGACGTGAAAGACGTCGACGATGCAGCCTCGTCGTTCCCAGAACTCAATTTCATCGTCGAACACGTCGGCCTCCCGCGACTCGACGACTTCTGCTGGATCGCCGCCCAAGAGAACAACGTCTACGGTGGCCTCGCGGTCGCCGCGCCGTTCGCCCAGAACCGGCCGGGGAAGTTCTCCGAGATCATGTCCGAACTCCTCTGGTGGCTGGGCGAGGATCGCGTCCTCTTCGGTTCGGATTATGCGCTGTGGAATCCCGACTGGCTCGTCGAGGAAGTCCTCGAGGCCGAACTCACCCAGGAACACCGCGCGGAGTACGGCGTCGAGTGGGACATCGAGACGAAAAAGAAGGTGATGGGCGAGAATATCGCCGAGCTCTACGATATCGACATCGAGGCGAAACGTCGGGCGTTCCAGGACGACGAGATCAGCCAGCAGTTCGGTCTCGAGGACCACTACGCGAGCGAAGAACCCGCAGCGGCGGACGATTAA
- a CDS encoding NAD(P)-dependent alcohol dehydrogenase: protein MQAARLHEYTDDMSDALSIDEVDRPTLERSDGVLIEVEGAGWCQTDNHIIEGMWQEYAPQDLPMTLGHENAGIVAETGDEVTLVEEGDPVICHPVQTCGICRPCRLGEDMYCENSAFNGLTTDGGFAEYLQTNERAVIPLPDGVDPTEIAPHADAGITAYHATKKAVRELNPGDTCVVIGVGGLGHIGLQCLDAMSAATIVAADIKDEALELAADLGAQHTINSVEEDVTDVVADLTDDEGAQQVVDFVGRDETTALAPEIVAAGGDHHIVGYGGHIHEPSQALVNGEFAFRGTLVGKYAELQELVALVDRGDVELRTERHDLGEINTVAERLEHNEIEGRAVVLPP from the coding sequence ATGCAAGCAGCCCGTCTCCACGAGTACACGGACGACATGAGCGACGCGCTCTCGATCGACGAGGTCGACCGACCAACCCTCGAGCGATCCGATGGCGTACTGATTGAGGTCGAAGGCGCAGGGTGGTGTCAGACGGACAATCACATCATCGAGGGAATGTGGCAAGAGTATGCGCCACAGGACCTGCCGATGACGCTCGGCCACGAGAACGCAGGTATCGTCGCCGAAACGGGCGACGAAGTAACGCTGGTCGAGGAAGGGGATCCAGTCATCTGTCACCCGGTCCAGACCTGCGGCATCTGCCGACCCTGCCGACTCGGCGAGGACATGTACTGCGAGAACAGCGCGTTCAACGGCCTCACCACCGATGGCGGCTTCGCCGAATACCTTCAGACCAACGAACGCGCAGTCATCCCGTTGCCTGATGGCGTCGACCCAACTGAGATCGCCCCCCACGCCGATGCGGGGATCACGGCCTACCACGCGACAAAGAAGGCGGTCCGCGAACTGAACCCCGGCGATACCTGCGTCGTCATCGGCGTCGGCGGTCTCGGCCACATCGGCCTCCAGTGTCTCGACGCGATGAGCGCCGCGACCATCGTCGCCGCCGACATCAAAGACGAGGCACTCGAGTTGGCCGCGGACCTCGGCGCCCAGCACACGATCAACTCCGTCGAGGAGGACGTCACCGACGTCGTCGCGGATCTAACCGACGACGAGGGCGCCCAGCAGGTCGTCGACTTCGTCGGCAGGGACGAGACGACCGCGCTGGCACCGGAGATCGTCGCCGCCGGCGGCGACCACCACATCGTCGGCTACGGCGGCCACATCCACGAACCCAGCCAGGCACTGGTCAACGGCGAGTTCGCCTTCCGTGGCACGCTGGTCGGCAAGTACGCCGAACTTCAGGAACTCGTCGCACTGGTCGACCGCGGCGACGTCGAACTCCGCACCGAACGCCACGATTTGGGTGAGATTAACACGGTCGCGGAACGCCTCGAGCACAACGAAATCGAGGGTCGTGCAGTCGTTCTACCGCCCTGA
- a CDS encoding oxidoreductase: protein MAILEDPIEIGGVTIPNRLYRAPLLECAGNGPDAVDTLIDDLEPAAESGVGLICQGATIVRGDGGCAAPGMTRVHDPDFVERLSRLTDRIHDHGSRLFVQLEHGGLRSMETWHAEYRREHPGLEQLAVSEPPWQLRALDRFGFLSYDPHVLSTDEVYELAADFGRSAAYAVEAGYDGIHLAGANMGIVQQFCSPFYNRRNDEFGGSPEARLEFLAVVHDEIRERAGDVPLITKVPAETPAPPSPIVQRKLSLQDGVELARRLEKIGYDAVVPVQTSVVWDMSIVRGAYPDRAWKNEGLHEAYDAAFGGSTRRRLVALANRIQSLQYDFDPAWNEDFCRRVREQVSIPVLAEGGIRERGQMDRLLGGDDSGEPACDMVGLARPFYAEPRLGSRLLEDAPDETRVLCESCNNCTVPQVTGAPGMCRTPTVLRKRGELEREGAYERR, encoded by the coding sequence ATGGCCATCCTCGAGGACCCGATCGAGATCGGCGGCGTCACGATCCCAAACCGGCTCTACCGCGCGCCGCTGCTCGAGTGTGCCGGCAACGGTCCCGACGCCGTCGACACGCTGATCGACGACCTCGAACCCGCCGCCGAGTCGGGCGTCGGCCTCATCTGTCAGGGCGCGACGATCGTCCGCGGTGACGGCGGCTGTGCCGCCCCGGGGATGACCCGCGTGCACGACCCCGATTTCGTCGAGCGACTGTCGCGGCTGACCGACCGGATTCACGACCACGGGAGCCGGCTTTTCGTCCAACTCGAGCACGGCGGCCTCCGAAGTATGGAAACCTGGCACGCCGAGTATCGACGAGAGCATCCGGGCCTCGAGCAACTCGCCGTCTCCGAACCGCCGTGGCAGTTGCGAGCGCTGGATCGATTCGGCTTCCTCTCATACGACCCCCACGTCCTCTCGACCGACGAGGTGTACGAGTTGGCGGCCGATTTCGGCCGGTCGGCAGCGTACGCCGTCGAAGCGGGCTACGACGGCATCCATCTGGCGGGCGCGAATATGGGCATCGTTCAGCAGTTCTGCTCGCCGTTTTACAATCGCCGGAACGACGAGTTCGGCGGCTCACCCGAGGCCAGACTCGAGTTTCTCGCGGTCGTCCACGACGAGATCCGCGAGCGGGCAGGGGACGTGCCGCTGATCACCAAAGTGCCGGCAGAAACGCCCGCACCGCCCTCACCCATCGTCCAGCGGAAACTCTCGCTCCAGGACGGCGTCGAACTCGCTCGCCGACTCGAGAAAATCGGCTACGACGCGGTCGTGCCCGTCCAGACGTCGGTCGTCTGGGATATGAGCATCGTTCGCGGAGCATACCCCGACCGAGCCTGGAAAAACGAGGGGCTACACGAGGCGTACGACGCGGCGTTTGGCGGATCGACACGCCGGCGGCTGGTCGCGCTCGCAAACCGTATCCAGTCGCTGCAGTACGATTTCGACCCCGCGTGGAACGAAGACTTCTGTCGACGGGTCCGCGAGCAGGTCTCGATCCCGGTGCTCGCGGAAGGCGGGATTCGCGAACGCGGCCAGATGGATCGACTACTGGGTGGGGACGACAGCGGCGAGCCGGCCTGCGATATGGTCGGACTGGCCCGTCCGTTCTACGCCGAACCACGCCTCGGCTCGCGACTCCTCGAGGACGCCCCCGACGAAACCCGCGTGCTCTGTGAAAGCTGTAACAACTGCACCGTCCCACAGGTCACCGGCGCACCGGGGATGTGTCGAACACCCACTGTGTTGCGAAAACGGGGCGAACTCGAGCGCGAGGGTGCTTACGAACGGCGGTGA
- a CDS encoding homing endonuclease associated repeat-containing protein: MTSERECLESLREAAARLGESPTKAQYEELGLTPASATIMKTLGGWNAAKERAGLETFDRGATGNHSIQPKPDWVDIPDDSDWADLTGQQRWYYKNRDARIERKDRRRKEIRQWLYTYKELHCECSQCGEGRPPCLDFHHPDEKENGIATMVVNGHSKTSIREEIDRCIVLCANCHRIEHADPPDCDSTPFQPDSHI, encoded by the coding sequence GTGACGTCCGAACGGGAGTGTCTCGAGTCGTTGCGCGAAGCGGCAGCGCGACTCGGCGAGTCGCCGACGAAAGCACAGTACGAGGAGTTGGGGTTGACGCCTGCGTCTGCGACGATTATGAAGACACTAGGTGGCTGGAACGCGGCAAAAGAGCGTGCTGGATTAGAAACGTTCGATCGGGGAGCAACGGGTAATCATTCTATCCAACCGAAACCGGATTGGGTTGACATTCCTGATGACTCCGATTGGGCGGATCTTACAGGTCAACAGCGTTGGTATTATAAAAATCGAGACGCCCGAATCGAGCGAAAGGACCGGCGCCGAAAAGAAATTCGCCAGTGGCTCTACACGTACAAAGAGCTCCATTGTGAGTGTTCCCAGTGTGGCGAGGGCAGGCCACCGTGTCTCGACTTTCATCATCCTGACGAGAAGGAAAACGGTATCGCGACAATGGTCGTTAACGGTCACTCGAAGACAAGCATACGAGAAGAAATCGACCGGTGCATCGTCCTTTGTGCAAACTGTCACCGTATCGAACACGCCGACCCGCCTGATTGCGATTCGACGCCATTCCAACCCGATAGTCATATATAG